GGCTCTGTGCAGCCTTAGCTTTTCGCAATGCCTGCATTACTTCCTCTTCATAATTATCTATATCATCGACTGAAAAATCTTCGCCTTCCATAAGCTTCTCAGCTTTTGCCTCAGCTTTCCTGACCTTAAAACTCATTACCTGATCAGCACCCAAGGCAGCACCGGAGCTGATAGCCATACGAGCACCAGCCACACCAGCCGCCGCAGCACCAGCCAGTACACCCGCGCCGAGTATAATTCCCCCTCTGACCCACCACTTGGTCTTTTTAAGTTTCATCATTACTCTGCCCACCGTCTTTGCCTGCTCTTCAGTCAGAATCTCAGTTTTCTGTATATCCAACCTTTCCTTACCAGGTCGCAAAACGAACTTTTTTAAGAATGCCTGATCCACTTTTTGTTCATAGCCTGTTGGTTTAGGAGCTTTTTCTTTATTGTAGGAGGCAAGATAGGCTGCCGTCTCACTTTCAAGCTTACTCTTATGAAACTCTTCGTTCACAGACAACTTACCCCTCTCTTTCATTGCTAAGCGTAATTTCCTTGTATATTCCTTTCTGGATACTTTGTACTTATCTTCCAAGACTTTGATGTTGTCAGGTAATTTAGGCTTTAAACCAAGGAACTTTTTACCCCAATCTTTAATCTTACCAAGTCCACCACGATTAGCGTAATAATTTTTTACCGCATCTTCGTACTCTTTTTTGTTGTCTTGATATGCTTCCTTGAACGTCTTATCAGTTCCCTCAACTTTAGAAAACAAAAGATCTTGTTTAGCTTTTTGATAATCGGTTAGTTCTATTTCTTTTTCGTCTTTTGTTTTAAGTTCAACTTTTTCTTTATCGCTTAATTCAAGAGTTTCCACAGCTTCGTTATCCATGTCCACAAATTCAGCTTCTTTTTTAGTAGCGACATCACTTTCTTCAAGGTCAAAAAGTTTATCTGGAGTTGATTTATCAATATTTATAACTTCCCCTTCACTTTCGGTACTTAAGTCGTCTTCTGAACCTACTTCTGCATCAACTACACCGTCCCTAAGCTTAATCTCTTCCTGGAGAGTTGGAATTTCATCAGCCTTTGGTTCAAATTTTTCATCCGCATCTCCATCGCCACCATTTTCCTTATTATCTGTCTTCTGAACACCATCAATTTCATCATTACTTTCAACTTCTTCCATCTCACCAACTTTTTTTGACAAACTTGCAATTACAGATTCCAGCTTTACTTTTTTCTCTTCTAATTCATTACACACTTCCTCGGAAGCTTCATTTTTTACAACTTCATTAAATTCTTTTACTATATTTTGACCCTCTTCAATAAATCGTCTTACTGTGGGTGTGGGTGTGGGTGTAGGTATTTGAGATCTTGTGTTTTTAGCAACACTTTTAGCTTTATTTACTGTATTTTCAAATTTAGACTCAACTAAGCTAAACTCTGAAACAATTTCACTCTTTCTTTCTGCAAAATCCTGAACCTCTTCTGCTTTTGTATCTGCTACTTCTTTTTGATCTTCAGCACCATTTGACTTACTGGCATCTGTACGTCTGTTTTTATATTTAAAGTTTTCATCTTTTATTTTTTTAATCAAATCGTATAGACCGTACTTCAATTCTACTAATTTATCTCGAAACGTCCTAGAATTTTGTACATCACTATTACTATTATTCAGCAAATTATTAAATTCAACCTCTTTTTGTTTTAAAAGTTTAAGCTTAGAAACCAGAGTTTCTGGTAAGCCATTCAAAATAGGCTCTGGTAGACTATCTAGATCACCGCCAAAGTTAAGCCTTAAAAAGCCATTATTGAAGTTATCAAAAACTCCAGCGATTTTATTTTTTAGATTCGCATATTTATCTTCGTTTTTTTCTGGTTGAGCATTACCTTCTTCATTTATACCTTCTCTTTTTTCTTTAATCTCATCCAACTTATCTTTATTTTCTTCAATTAGTTGACTAATTGAGCTTATCGTCTCATTGAATAATCGAAAACTCCTCGGAAGTCGATTCTCTATATGATTCTTTAGCAAATTTTGATCAGATTCCCTTAGAAGGTTGCCTATGGCCATTAGGACAGAATTTGCAGTCACTATATGACTATTCATGAGATGAATAGAATCTCTTAATAATTCAGCATCTTCTTTTATTCTTTCAAACTCTTGTCTAGAATTCTCAAGCAACTCTTTTAACTCCCCTACATCATCAGGCAGTTTTTCAGCATCAATTTCTAATTTTAGTTCAACCTCATCTATCTGAGGTTCTTCTAAGGGCTCGTCTACGGGGTCAGTATTTACTTCTACACCTGAATCTTGCTCGACTGTATTATCGCCATTAGACCTTTCAACCGTTTCTGTATCAGAGTTTTCATTTGATTCATTTTCGCCAACATCCTCAACAATCTCAGCGTCCACTATTTCGGCTCCAGGTTTATTAGCTTTTTGAGACAAACTTTCTATTCTCATAGACAAATAATTATTGGTTTAATCATACCACACCCTATAAAACCAGCGGCGTCTCTTTAGCATACCGTGCGGATATCTCAGCTTCGACCTCAGCCCGCGGACGGCCGTGGGTATGATAACTTAATTCGATCATTTCATTGATTCTGGTGAGATCAGTCGGTGGTGGTGGCATGGTCTTAATATTGAAAGGCTTGGTCGGTGTGCCGTTGGCCAAAATACGCACCAAGGCATTGCGGTTTGGAATATTCATTAAATTGCTGGCATTAAATGGTGGTGAGAACTGATGTTCCAGGAACTGAGCATCCTCGGGACCAACCCGAAAAGCCGCCATTGAACCCACGTTGCCAAACACAGCATCTTTAATGTTGGGATCAAGCTGGGCAATAAATTGATGAGCAATAGTGAGGCCAAGCTTATACTTACGCGCCTCAGACAAAATCGCCGATATGGAATTGGTTGAGACATTCTGAAACTCATCCATATGGAGATAAAACGGTGCAAACCCTCGAGTTGGATCATCCACTCGAGACAATGCCGCCATCAGTATCTTGCCAACAATTATCATACCAATCAGATTGGCATTAATTTCTCCCAATCGACCTTTCGATAGATTGACTAAGAGAATCTTACGTTCGTCCATTACCTGCCGGAAGTTAAAGGCTGATTTTTGTTGCCCGATGATTGGCCGCATGTAGTCATTGGCGGTAAAAACATCGAATTTAGATACGATATAAGGCACAATATTCTCAAGCGACGCTTCACCACCAGCCTTTGAAGCAATTTCCCGCCAAAACTGTACAACCACAGGGTTGGTAGCCTTTTCTAGTTTCATTCGACGATATTTAGCGTCGGCCATAACTCGCGAGATATCCATCAAAGTATTGCCGCTGTCAGGGTCTTCCATGACTAACAAAGTGGCGTTACGGAAGTATTGTTCAAACATTGGCCCCATTGACTCCGGATTGGCTCCGTAGAGCTTTTGGAAAATTGAAAACAGCTCATTGACCACAAAGGTCTTCTGCTCCGGCTTGGTAATATCATACTCAAGCATGTTGAGTGCGAGGATGCGGTCGAGTCGCGATGGGTCAAAGTAAATAACATCCTGTTCTCGCTCTTTTGGTACCGCACTGAGCACATCCTCAATATCGGTTCCATGAGGATCTATCATACACACACCATCACCCCGCAAAATATCTTGCGTTATCATATTTTTCATTAGCGTGGTCTTACCAGTACCAGTCTGTCCAATGATATAGAAGTGTCGCAAACGGTCTTCGTTGGTTATGTAGATTTCACGTTCTGAATTGCGATGATTATTTATACCAAGCAATGTTCCTTCGGTTGGCATGTCATTGGGAGCCGCTGCCGTGTTGGCATGCGATTGTTTAAACTGCGGTGAAGATAGAACACCATTACCTGGAAAATGAATCAAAGTTGATAATTCAGTCAAGTTGAACGGAATAATCGCTTTAGTCCAAAATTCGCGAAAAGCAAAAGCTTTCTGAAGTGATTTAAGACTTCCTTTGGCCCGCTTAGGCGCAAAACTATTACCATCAACCAGATCAAATTGATTGAAGGTAGATTCAATCTCTCCTAAAATTTGCTCGGCTCTAGCGCTGTCTCGAGCTGAAACTGCTATCCGAATATTTGTTTCTACAATCTCTGACTTGACCTTTCGGGAGAATACTTCAATTTTATCGGACTCTATGGTCGATGATGAACCTTCACCCTCTTTTGGTTTTTTGCTAAAGATTAAATCAGACAAAGAACCCATAATCTCACCACCAATAGTGCTACGCGAAATTGCCTCACCCGCTTTCATACCTTTCTGCATGTTTTTGATCACTTCGCTGTAACTTTTGTTGTATTTTTTTTGCGGATAACGCATCAAAAACTGCACCGCCGCACCGCCGCCTTCGCGCTCAATTTTAGAAAAAGCATTTAAAATAACCGCCAGCGGATCAGAGGTAAAGCCGTCATGCGTACGAATTGGGTAAATTGGATGCTTTTTTAACTTTAACTCACTGATCAAAGTTACTCCTTGATCAACAAAGATATTATAATCATGCGCCTGCACTGTCAGTTCAGCGTGTGGAAACAGCGACAATACCTGCTTTTCAAATAAGGTGACAAACTGATTAGGAACCGCAACATAAAATACGATATCATCACTAAAATCCGCCACCGCAATCTCAATAGCAAAATGATTGTGCGACTGCTCCGAACCAATATTTCTAAGGCCGGCAAACAACTGCTCCATCATCCCGATCAGCTCTGATAACTGATATTCTCGCCCATCAGCTGCTTTAGTCTCCGGTAAAGTTAGCTCATAAAGTGTCATATGAAGTAGGTGCCAAGTCGGCATCCCCTCTTTTATATCCTGAATATTTACCCCAGACCGAATTTGCTCCACCAAACGACGATGGACTTGGTCGATAATGTAGGCGTTGTCGGTTTTTTCTAGAACCGACAACGCATTTCTAATCCCTTTTTCTAGCGCAATATGTACTATTTCTTCCACCGGATCTGCCGCTAAAGCCACCTGCTCGCTGGCCACCGCCACATCAGCTTCAGCAAATTTGTGTTTAGGATCAAGGACTGACCTAGGAGTAAAAGAAGCGTATTCTCTAATCTCCTGCTTACCAACAGTTTCGATATCAGCCTGGTCTACTTCCGGACTACGAGCCAAAAGCTCGCGCTCACGCGCCGCAATTTGCTCACGCAGATAACTAATCTCCTCTTCCGGAGAAGTGAATTTCTTAGGTATTCCCTCTGGCATAGCCACATTGTATCTTAGTTTTGACACATAAAAGCAAGACTATCCCCTTAATAGAACTGCCCCGCGCCTACGGCGCGGGGCAGTTCTATTAAGTCACTATCGTTTAGCTAGCACTGTCCGTTTGTAGGTATCAAGGTGCTCTAATGCAATACCAGTACCGGTAGCCACACAAAAGAGTGCTTGGTCGGCCAATTGCGCCTTAACACCGGTACGCCGCTTGATTAATTCGGGAAAATTGCGCAACTGTGAAGTTCCACCAGTCATTATTATTCCACCATCGATAATATCCGAGGCTAGTTCCGGAGGAGTGTCTTGAAAAACATCCTTAATAGCTTTGACCATTTCTCGCAATTCTCGGCCAATTGCCCGCACTACTTCATTGGTACGCATCTCGGTAGTACGCGGCAAACCAGACAAGACATCACGCCCTTTAATATCCATCACCAACTCCTCTTCCAAGGGCAAGGCCGAGCCGATAGTTATCTTAATTTCTTCAGCCGTTTTTTCACCAATAGATAAATTGCGAGTTTTTTTCACATAATCAACAATCGCTGTATCTATCCGGTTACCGGCGCATTTAACTGAGTTGGAAGCCACGATACCTCCCAAAGAAATAACCGCCACATCGATCGTACCACCACCAATATCAATAATCATATGCCCCTGCGCCTCATAGATCGGCACCCCAGCCCCAATCGCCGCCAATATCGGCTCTTTTACCACATAGGCGTTCTTGGCCCCCGCCTTGATTGTCGCTTCCACCACAGCCCGTCTTTCGGTCGAAGTGACTCCCGCCGGCACTGACACCATCACATCCGGTTTAAAAATATTGAATCGACCAAGGGCTTTGCGCAAAAAGTAGCGAAGCATAGCCTCAGTCACCCGATAGTCCGCAATTACTCCATCCTTCATCGGACGGTAAGCACGAATCGTATCTGGCGTACGACCAATCATCCGTTTTGCTTCAGCTCCAACTGCCACCACTCGGTTATCATCAGACACCGCCACCACCGATGGTTCGTTTAGTACAATCCCGTGACCAGGTACAAACACCAGAATGCTGGTAGTACCAAGATCTATGCCAATTTTTGGGTTCAAATTATTCCAGGCCATGTTTTGGGTATATATTACCTTCTTTCTCGAAAACAACAAAGGGTGGGCTAAAAAAATACCAAGGGTAACCCTAGGCAAGCCTGCCTAGGGTTACCCTTGGTATTTCCCTTGGTATTTTTAGCCTTGGTATTCTACACTCTTTGACCACTAGCACCGTATAGCATATATGCTATACTGTGTTTCTATGTTAAATATTGGACACAAGATAGCAGACTTACGAGAAACCAAGGGTATTACTCAGACCGAATTAGCCAAGACATTAAAAACCACCCAAAGTGCCGTAGCCAGAATGGAAGCTGGCAAGCAAAATATCAGCGCTGACATGCTCAAACGAATCGGTAAGGCGCTAGGCAAGAATCTGATCACTCTCTCCCCTGGTACAGTAAATGTAGAAATTGAAGGTGGACACAAACTAAACGGTACTATAGAAACCAACACCTCTAAAAATGGCGCTGTTGGCCTACTCTGTGCCAGCTTACTAAACCGTGGTACCACCACCCTGCACCGCATGCCCCGAATTGAAGAAGTACATCGCATCGTTGAAGTTCTAGAGAGCATCGGTAGTAGAGTTGAGTGGCAAGGTAGCACCATCACGATTACTCCACCCAAGAAATACCAACTCAACAAAATTGACGTTGAAGCTGCCAAGCGAACCCGCAGCATTGTCATGTTTATCGGTCCACTAATTCATCATTTTGCAAAATTTAACCTACCACAATCCGGTGGCTGCAAACTCGGTAGCCGCACCGTCAAGCCGCACTTTTTCGCCTTAGAGAACTTTGGTGTAAATATAAAGGCCACAAATGACAGCTTTGAAATAACTAAAAGCAACAAGAGACCTTCAGAAGTCATCCTTTACGAATCAGGTGACACGGTTACTGAAAACGCACTGTTTGCCGCCGCCTTGACTCCTAACACTACCGTCATCAAATACGCCACCGCTAATTACATGGTGCAAGAAATCTGCATCTTTCTTCAACTACTAGGCGTAAAGATAGATGGCATTGGCACCACCACCCTAACCGTTACTGGAATATCAAATATTAATAAAAATGTTGAATACACCTTATCTGAAGACCCGACCGATAGTATGTTTTTCTTGGCTGCCGCTATCGTCACCAACTCAGCTATCACCATTACTCGCTGTCCGATTGATTTTCTAGAACTGGAGCTCTTAAAACTAGAAAAAATGGGCTTTAAGTACACTAAGTCCAAGCCTTACTTATCGCACAATAATTTCACCAAGCTGGTTGATATTACGACAAAACCATCAAAACTGGTCGCTCTTCATGAAAAAATTCACCCTTCTGTTTACCCAGGCTTAAACATCGACAACCTTCCCTTCTTCGCCGTTATCGCTACGCAAGCTAAGGGTCAAACCCTGATTCACGACTGGGTCTATGAGAAACGCGCCATTTATTTTACCGAACTCGAAAAACTAGGAGCTGACACCGTACTAGCTGACCCGCACCGCATCTTTATCACCGGACCAACCGAACTCAAAGCTAACGAACTTATCTGTCCACCTGCCCTCCGCCCGGCTACCATCCTTCTCATTGCCATGCTTGGAGCCAAGGGTCATAGCGTGCTTCGCAATATCTACAGCATCAACCGTGGTTACGAAAACCTAGTAGAGCGCCTCGCTTCGCTCGGCGCTCAGATTAAGTACTTGGATGAGTTTTAAGTTTGACAGAAGATATTATTCATGTTATTTTCCAACAGTCTTGTAATTTAATTTGTTTTTTTGAGAGGATCTTTAAATGAATACTAATGATATTAAACGTGTTTCAGCATGGACGATTTTATTAACATCCCTTGTGATAGCAGTTCTGCTGGCCTACATAACCACAGAAATGTTAAAGTTTGGTGGATTGATAGTCCTGTCTCTGATTCTATACTTATTAAAAACAAAAACCGAAAAGTACCTTGACAAACTCGATGATGAAAAACAACCTGGTTTTCACGACCTTCTATATATCTTACCGATATCTATCCTAACTTTTATCGTCTCTATGTTTATTTTTTATATATACACCACAGACGACAAACAGATAGTTGAAGCCCTTGAAGTTATAAAGTATTACACAATCAAATAGAACTACTAGCAGCTCTAGACCCTCCCGCCCATAAAAAGCGGGAGTTTGTTTTACTTCAAAACTCCCAAACCTTACAACTCCCCGCCATTTTGATACAATACTCCTCACATGTTCGTAATTCAGGTAATTCCCCTCATCAAAGCCACCAAAATCAACACCCTGACCTACTTCAGTAGCGTCAATTACGAAATCGGCACCATCTTATCAGCGCCAATCAGAGGCAAAAGTCACCAAGCTATTGTGATTTCGAGTAAGGACGCCTCTGACTACAAGACCACCCTCCGCAATGCCTCATTCACCCTTCGCAAACTTCCCGAACAACAAAACACCACAACCGTACCGGCCAGTCTTCGCCAAACAGCTGAGAAACTAACCGAGAGCTATCCCAGCTCACTAGGAGCCATCATGTATCAACTCCTATCACCCGACATTAGAAACGGCAACTATCAATACCCCACAGTCTCAGCCTTAACCCATCAAGAGGAAACGATACCGCAAATCCTCACCGCTACCACCACCGAACGTTACGTAGCCTACCGCAGCTACATCCGTAGCACTTTGGCTAGACGTGGTTCGGTGATGTTCGTAGTTCCTAATTCAGCTGATCTAGAGTACGCCAAAGCCAACCTCTCTCATGGGATTGAAGATAGAATCGTTATTTTTTCACCCTACCAGTCAAAGTCAGAAAGAAAGAAAGCTTACGCCGCCTTTGAAGACACTAGTATCGCT
Above is a genomic segment from Candidatus Nomurabacteria bacterium containing:
- a CDS encoding UDP-N-acetylglucosamine 1-carboxyvinyltransferase — translated: MLNIGHKIADLRETKGITQTELAKTLKTTQSAVARMEAGKQNISADMLKRIGKALGKNLITLSPGTVNVEIEGGHKLNGTIETNTSKNGAVGLLCASLLNRGTTTLHRMPRIEEVHRIVEVLESIGSRVEWQGSTITITPPKKYQLNKIDVEAAKRTRSIVMFIGPLIHHFAKFNLPQSGGCKLGSRTVKPHFFALENFGVNIKATNDSFEITKSNKRPSEVILYESGDTVTENALFAAALTPNTTVIKYATANYMVQEICIFLQLLGVKIDGIGTTTLTVTGISNINKNVEYTLSEDPTDSMFFLAAAIVTNSAITITRCPIDFLELELLKLEKMGFKYTKSKPYLSHNNFTKLVDITTKPSKLVALHEKIHPSVYPGLNIDNLPFFAVIATQAKGQTLIHDWVYEKRAIYFTELEKLGADTVLADPHRIFITGPTELKANELICPPALRPATILLIAMLGAKGHSVLRNIYSINRGYENLVERLASLGAQIKYLDEF
- a CDS encoding type IV secretion system DNA-binding domain-containing protein; the protein is MPEGIPKKFTSPEEEISYLREQIAARERELLARSPEVDQADIETVGKQEIREYASFTPRSVLDPKHKFAEADVAVASEQVALAADPVEEIVHIALEKGIRNALSVLEKTDNAYIIDQVHRRLVEQIRSGVNIQDIKEGMPTWHLLHMTLYELTLPETKAADGREYQLSELIGMMEQLFAGLRNIGSEQSHNHFAIEIAVADFSDDIVFYVAVPNQFVTLFEKQVLSLFPHAELTVQAHDYNIFVDQGVTLISELKLKKHPIYPIRTHDGFTSDPLAVILNAFSKIEREGGGAAVQFLMRYPQKKYNKSYSEVIKNMQKGMKAGEAISRSTIGGEIMGSLSDLIFSKKPKEGEGSSSTIESDKIEVFSRKVKSEIVETNIRIAVSARDSARAEQILGEIESTFNQFDLVDGNSFAPKRAKGSLKSLQKAFAFREFWTKAIIPFNLTELSTLIHFPGNGVLSSPQFKQSHANTAAAPNDMPTEGTLLGINNHRNSEREIYITNEDRLRHFYIIGQTGTGKTTLMKNMITQDILRGDGVCMIDPHGTDIEDVLSAVPKEREQDVIYFDPSRLDRILALNMLEYDITKPEQKTFVVNELFSIFQKLYGANPESMGPMFEQYFRNATLLVMEDPDSGNTLMDISRVMADAKYRRMKLEKATNPVVVQFWREIASKAGGEASLENIVPYIVSKFDVFTANDYMRPIIGQQKSAFNFRQVMDERKILLVNLSKGRLGEINANLIGMIIVGKILMAALSRVDDPTRGFAPFYLHMDEFQNVSTNSISAILSEARKYKLGLTIAHQFIAQLDPNIKDAVFGNVGSMAAFRVGPEDAQFLEHQFSPPFNASNLMNIPNRNALVRILANGTPTKPFNIKTMPPPPTDLTRINEMIELSYHTHGRPRAEVEAEISARYAKETPLVL
- a CDS encoding rod shape-determining protein, translated to MAWNNLNPKIGIDLGTTSILVFVPGHGIVLNEPSVVAVSDDNRVVAVGAEAKRMIGRTPDTIRAYRPMKDGVIADYRVTEAMLRYFLRKALGRFNIFKPDVMVSVPAGVTSTERRAVVEATIKAGAKNAYVVKEPILAAIGAGVPIYEAQGHMIIDIGGGTIDVAVISLGGIVASNSVKCAGNRIDTAIVDYVKKTRNLSIGEKTAEEIKITIGSALPLEEELVMDIKGRDVLSGLPRTTEMRTNEVVRAIGRELREMVKAIKDVFQDTPPELASDIIDGGIIMTGGTSQLRNFPELIKRRTGVKAQLADQALFCVATGTGIALEHLDTYKRTVLAKR